The following proteins come from a genomic window of Corynebacterium crudilactis:
- a CDS encoding ABC transporter permease, with protein sequence MQEQSKQKDLQADLARITAVKSDTAPKSQSMTFAAAWDDIVRGFKQHELWLQLGWQDIKQRYRRSVLGPLWITIATGVMALALGLLYSVLFKIPLAEFLPHVTVGLILWNFISGCIKEGSDIFIDNEGLIKQLPSALSVHVYRLVWKQALFLAHNLVIWLILMMVFPRPLGWDVLLIIPGMFLLVINGVWVAMFFGIIATRYRDVSPLLEAGTQLLFYVTPIVWMTSTLQDHSSEIGGRARLAELNPLYHYLEIVRAPMIGAELPAYHWWIVLGFTFAGLCLALLAMKQWRFRISYWV encoded by the coding sequence GTGCAGGAACAATCTAAGCAGAAAGACCTCCAGGCAGACCTCGCTAGAATCACTGCCGTGAAATCGGACACAGCACCGAAATCACAGTCAATGACCTTCGCCGCTGCCTGGGACGATATCGTCCGCGGATTCAAACAACATGAACTGTGGCTGCAACTCGGCTGGCAAGATATTAAGCAACGCTACCGACGCTCAGTTTTAGGCCCCCTGTGGATCACCATCGCCACCGGTGTCATGGCGCTCGCGCTCGGCCTGTTGTACTCCGTGCTGTTCAAAATCCCACTCGCGGAATTTCTGCCCCACGTCACCGTAGGACTGATCCTCTGGAACTTCATCTCCGGATGCATCAAAGAAGGCTCTGATATCTTCATCGACAACGAGGGGCTAATCAAACAACTCCCCTCAGCCCTATCGGTGCACGTCTACCGACTGGTGTGGAAACAAGCCCTCTTCCTCGCCCACAACCTGGTCATTTGGCTCATCCTCATGATGGTCTTCCCCCGCCCCTTAGGCTGGGACGTCCTCCTGATCATCCCAGGAATGTTCCTCCTGGTGATCAACGGCGTGTGGGTCGCCATGTTCTTCGGCATCATCGCCACCCGTTACCGCGATGTCTCCCCACTTCTCGAGGCCGGCACCCAGCTCCTGTTCTACGTCACCCCCATCGTCTGGATGACTTCCACGCTGCAAGATCACAGCTCTGAAATCGGTGGCCGCGCCCGCCTCGCCGAACTCAACCCTCTCTACCACTACCTCGAAATCGTCCGCGCACCCATGATCGGAGCCGAGCTCCCCGCCTACCACTGGTGGATTGTCCTCGGCTTCACCTTCGCCGGACTCTGCCTCGCACTACTCGCGATGAAACAATGGCGCTTCCGCATCAGCTACTGGGTATAA
- a CDS encoding aminotransferase class V-fold PLP-dependent enzyme → MGFDVARVRGLYTSLGDGWTYLNSHQIPQVPERVASGVAAAFRTHAQISESTLQPIAVDQLEAAREAVAVMTGADPSCVVLGPTRQFLVHALARGLGGFVRRKAGVVLSRADGDWLTAPFLALDGSFRWAEPDLGTGVLPDWQYKELVDGSTRLVVLSAAHPLLGTVTPVGKIVDTVRERSRAWVLVDATSYVAYRSLNLDDWEADIVMLDLGEMGGPQISAMIFRDTSMFPRLDRSVPLELPASSLPHGLLGGVPNLVRHLKNLDEKASSVVEAMKSMAKFHKGLLEHLIESLEGLNAVHIVGISGDAAGQDAAFLDRVPRLTFTVEGVPAEMVYRRLVDNRLVTTVSPADPLLDAMGVAEAGGSITIGLSPFSTHYEIDQLTRVLASLA, encoded by the coding sequence GTGGGATTTGATGTGGCCAGAGTTCGGGGGCTTTATACCTCTTTGGGTGACGGTTGGACGTACCTAAATTCACATCAGATTCCGCAGGTTCCGGAGCGGGTTGCTTCGGGCGTGGCGGCGGCTTTTCGTACGCATGCGCAGATTTCTGAGTCGACGTTGCAGCCGATTGCGGTGGATCAGTTGGAGGCTGCTCGCGAGGCGGTTGCGGTCATGACGGGTGCGGATCCGTCATGTGTGGTGTTGGGTCCAACAAGGCAGTTTTTGGTGCATGCGTTGGCGCGCGGTTTGGGTGGGTTCGTGCGTCGAAAAGCAGGCGTGGTGCTCTCGCGCGCGGATGGCGATTGGCTGACGGCGCCGTTTCTCGCATTGGACGGCTCTTTCCGCTGGGCCGAGCCCGATTTAGGCACCGGCGTGCTGCCGGATTGGCAATATAAAGAGCTTGTCGACGGCTCGACGCGCCTCGTCGTGCTCAGCGCCGCGCACCCACTGCTCGGCACGGTCACCCCAGTGGGCAAGATCGTAGACACGGTGCGGGAGCGCTCGCGCGCCTGGGTGCTTGTCGACGCCACCTCCTATGTCGCATACCGTTCGCTGAACCTTGACGACTGGGAAGCCGATATTGTCATGCTTGACCTCGGCGAAATGGGCGGCCCACAGATTTCGGCCATGATTTTCCGCGATACCTCCATGTTCCCGCGTCTGGACCGCTCCGTGCCGTTGGAACTGCCCGCTAGCTCCCTGCCTCATGGGCTGCTGGGCGGCGTGCCTAATTTGGTGCGCCATCTTAAAAACTTGGATGAAAAAGCTTCGTCGGTTGTCGAAGCGATGAAGTCTATGGCGAAATTCCACAAAGGTTTGCTGGAACACCTCATTGAGTCGCTGGAGGGGCTCAACGCGGTACATATCGTGGGTATTTCTGGCGATGCAGCAGGCCAAGATGCCGCGTTTTTGGATAGAGTGCCACGCCTAACCTTCACTGTAGAGGGCGTGCCAGCTGAGATGGTGTACCGCCGATTGGTGGATAATCGCCTGGTCACCACCGTCAGCCCAGCCGATCCACTGCTCGATGCCATGGGTGTGGCCGAAGCGGGCGGATCCATCACTATTGGATTGAGCCCATTTAGCACCCACTATGAAATCGATCAGCTGACCAGAGTGCTGGCCTCGCTGGCTTAA
- a CDS encoding NAD(P)H-quinone oxidoreductase, translated as MKAIVQTEEKVTASLQLQEVPTPTLKPGEVLVQVKAAGINRADLLQTQGNYPVPAGASEILGLECAGVIVEAGDTENEVGQEVACLLTGGGYAEYVAVPQGQLMPIPQGYSFVEAASIVEVACTVWSNIGMLAGLREGQTFLIHGGAGGIGTFAIQMGKALGATVAVTAGSAEKLATCKELGADILINYKEEDFADVLKNKADVILDIIGAKYLTQNVKAMAKDGHMVTIGMQGGVKGELNLGHLLAKRGTISATALRGRDNADKARIVRSTIENMWPLLDSKKISHHIDHTLPLAKAADALQKIQDGTITGKLVLEI; from the coding sequence ATGAAGGCAATTGTCCAAACTGAGGAAAAAGTTACGGCTTCGCTGCAGCTTCAGGAAGTTCCTACTCCAACGTTGAAGCCTGGCGAGGTGTTGGTCCAGGTGAAGGCGGCTGGCATCAACCGTGCAGATCTGTTGCAGACTCAAGGTAATTATCCAGTTCCGGCAGGTGCTTCTGAGATTCTTGGCTTGGAGTGTGCGGGAGTGATCGTAGAGGCCGGCGACACCGAGAACGAAGTAGGCCAAGAAGTCGCGTGCCTTCTCACGGGTGGTGGCTATGCGGAATATGTAGCGGTGCCACAGGGGCAGCTGATGCCAATTCCGCAGGGCTATAGCTTTGTAGAGGCAGCCTCCATCGTGGAGGTGGCTTGCACGGTGTGGTCGAATATCGGGATGCTTGCAGGTCTGCGTGAGGGCCAAACTTTCCTCATTCATGGTGGCGCAGGTGGCATTGGAACCTTTGCTATTCAAATGGGTAAAGCATTGGGCGCTACTGTCGCGGTGACGGCTGGGTCAGCGGAAAAACTCGCCACTTGCAAAGAGCTGGGTGCGGATATTTTGATCAACTATAAAGAGGAAGATTTCGCGGACGTCCTTAAAAATAAGGCGGATGTCATCCTCGATATCATCGGTGCGAAATACTTGACGCAGAATGTGAAGGCGATGGCCAAGGACGGGCACATGGTCACCATCGGCATGCAAGGTGGTGTGAAGGGTGAGCTCAACTTGGGTCATCTGCTGGCAAAGCGCGGCACGATTTCAGCGACTGCGCTGCGCGGACGCGATAATGCCGATAAGGCTCGGATTGTGCGCAGCACCATCGAAAATATGTGGCCACTGCTTGATTCGAAGAAGATCTCTCACCACATTGACCACACCTTGCCACTGGCAAAAGCTGCGGACGCCTTGCAGAAAATCCAAGACGGCACCATCACCGGCAAATTAGTGCTGGAAATCTAA
- a CDS encoding ABC transporter ATP-binding protein — translation MVSIDTYNACVDFPIFDAKSRSMKKAFLGAAGGAIGRNQDNVVVVEALSDVNLHLREGDRVGLVGHNGAGKSTLLRLLAGIYEPTRGTADIRGRVAPVFDLGVGMDPEISGYENIIIRGLFLGQTRKQMKDKMEEIADFTELGEYLAMPLRTYSSGMRIRLALGVVTSIEPEILLLDEGIGAVDAAFMAKARDRLQALVERSGILVFASHSNDFLAQLCDTALWVDHGKIRDAGSVPDIIESYEGKGAGDHVRRLMTRMEEEKNA, via the coding sequence ATGGTATCCATCGATACATACAATGCCTGCGTAGACTTCCCCATCTTCGACGCCAAATCACGCTCCATGAAAAAAGCCTTCCTCGGAGCAGCTGGCGGAGCAATCGGCCGCAACCAAGACAACGTCGTAGTTGTCGAAGCCCTCAGCGATGTTAACCTCCACCTCCGCGAAGGCGACCGCGTTGGACTCGTCGGCCACAACGGTGCAGGTAAATCCACTCTCCTGCGTTTGTTGGCCGGTATCTACGAACCCACCCGTGGCACCGCAGACATCCGCGGCCGCGTCGCCCCCGTCTTCGACCTCGGCGTCGGTATGGATCCGGAAATCTCCGGCTACGAAAACATCATCATCCGCGGCCTCTTCCTCGGCCAGACCCGCAAACAGATGAAAGACAAAATGGAGGAAATCGCCGACTTCACCGAACTCGGCGAATACCTTGCCATGCCACTTCGCACCTACTCCTCCGGCATGCGCATCCGCCTCGCCCTCGGCGTAGTCACCTCCATCGAGCCCGAAATTTTGCTTCTCGACGAGGGCATCGGTGCCGTCGACGCCGCCTTCATGGCTAAAGCCCGCGACCGCCTCCAAGCACTTGTCGAACGCTCCGGCATCCTCGTCTTCGCCTCCCACTCCAACGATTTCCTAGCCCAACTCTGCGACACCGCATTGTGGGTCGATCACGGAAAAATCCGCGACGCCGGATCAGTCCCCGACATCATCGAATCCTACGAAGGTAAAGGCGCCGGCGATCACGTCCGCCGCCTCATGACCCGAATGGAAGAAGAAAAGAACGCCTAA